In Arvicanthis niloticus isolate mArvNil1 chromosome 27, mArvNil1.pat.X, whole genome shotgun sequence, a genomic segment contains:
- the Polr2m gene encoding protein GRINL1A — MCSLPRGFEPPAPEDLGRQSLAELRERLRRQERLLRNEKFICKLPDKGKKISDTIAKLKAAISEREEFRGRSELFHPVSVDCKLRQKAITRVDTDVDKARNSDLMLDTSSLVPECSSIDIKSSKTTLETQELIHLTHKDSEETLEAGSTVTTSPPAHIRARIPSSEVKEHLPQHPVSSQVEEISSSIDSLFITKLQKITIADQSEPSEEITSTENFPELQTETPKKPHYMKVLEMRARNPAPPPHKFKTNVLPTQQSDSPSHCQRGQSSASSEERRRRARQHLDDITAARLLPLHHLPAQLLSIEESLALQKEQKQNYEEMQAKLAAQKLAERLNIKMQSYNPEGESSGRYREVRDEDDAQSSDEC; from the exons ATGTGCTCGCTGCCCCGCGGCTTCGAGCCCCCAGCTCCCGAGGACTTGGGGCGGCAGAGTTTGGCGGAGCTGCGGGAGAGGTTGAGGCGCCAGGAGAGACTTTTGCGCAACGA AAAATTCATTTGCAAATTGCCCGACAAAGGTAAAAAGATCTCAGACACCATTGCCAAACTGAAAGCTGCCATTTCAGAACGTGAAGAGTTTAGAGGGAGAAGTGAACTGTTTCATCCTGTTAGTGTAGACTGTAAGCTAAGGCAAAAAGCAATCACAAGAGTTGATACTGACGTAGACAAGGCCCGAAATTCTGACCTGATGCTTGATACTTCATCATTAGTTCCTGAATGTTCCTCAATAGACATTAAGTCATCTAAAACAACTTTAGAAACACAGGAACTTATACATCTCACTCACAAAGACAGTGAAGAGACTTTGGAGGCTGGCAGCACAGTGACCACCAGCCCACCTGCTCACATCAGAGCCCGGATACCCTCATCTGAAGTTAAGGAACATCTCCCCCAGCACCCTGTTTCAAGTCAAGTGGAAGAGATTTCCAGCAGCATCGACAGTCTGTTTATCACTAAATTGCAAAAGATTACAATTGCAGACCAGAGTGAACCCTCGGAAGAAATCACCAGCACTGAAAACTTTCCAGAACTGCAGACTGAGACTCCCAAGAAGCCTCATTACATGAAAGTGCTAGAAATGCGAGCCAGAAACCCAGCGCCCCCTCCTCATAAGTTTAAAACCAATGT gttacCCACACAACAGAGTGACTCACCAAGTCATTGTCAGAGAGGTCAGTCTTCTGCTTCCTCAGAAGAGCGGCGGCGCAGGGCTAGACAGCATCTTGATGATATCACAGCAGCGCGCCTCCTTCCGCTCCACCACTTGCCTGCACAGCTGCTCTCCATAGAGGAGTCACTGGCCCTGCAGAAAGAGCAGAAGCAGAATTATGAG gagaTGCAGGCAAAGCTTGCAGCACAGAAGCTAGCTGAGAGACTGAATATTAAAATGCAGAGCTACAATCCAGAAGGGGAGTCTTCAGGGAGATACCGAGAAGTGAGGGACGAAGATGATGCCCAGTCCTCGGATGAATGCTGA